GGGCAGCAGGTGAGGGAGAACTCTCtggagagagagggatggggTCCCGGGGGTAGGAGAGGCTGGGGGAGTCCTTTTGGCTGTCACAGTTTTCCAGACCTGCCGGGGCTGCTATTCCTACAGGCTGCCTCTTGTCCAGGCTCCATCTTTAGAGTTCCTTGTCCCCGCTCTGGTGCTGACCAGCCAGAAGCTACCTTTGGCCATCCAGACACCTGGAAACTGTGAGCACAGAGCTAGGACACGGGGTGAGGGTGGGGTTGGGAGCGTACAGGTATAGGTGGGCGTGGAATTGCGATTGGGCAATGATGGGATTGGTGGGCACTGTGGGGCCTGGAGCGGTGCCAGGCACCAGCTAGGACTGAAGAGCAATGGGTCTtcatttccctcccttctctccaacttttcccagcctccctcGTGCTGCGCCTGTGTAGGGGGCCTGGCTGCCCTGGCCTGGAGCCCTGGAACGCCTCTCTCCGAGAGGTGCGTGCCTAGAGAAGGGGAGCAGGAGGGCTAAGGTGGTGCCAGGATTGGGGAGGTTCTTGTTTCCATTTTGCAGGGACTAAGATGCTCTGGAGGAGGGACCCACCCCTGGAAGTAGTTACAAAGTCCAGGCTGAGGTCAACTCGATTGAGCAGACTGTCTTCTCTTTGTCCTCTTCTCCACTCCACCAGGTGTCCGGGGCCGTGGTGGTGTCTGGGCTGCTGCAGGGCATGCTGGGACTGCTGGGGGGTCCTGGCCACTTGTTCCCCCACTGTGGGCCCCTCGTGCTGGCCCCCAGCCTGGTTGTGGCAGGGCTCTCTGCCCACAGGGAGGTGGCCCTGTTCTGCTCCACGCACTGGGGCCTGGCTTTGCTGTACGTAGGTCCTGAGAGGCGTGGGGTGGTGACCAGTGGGGTGTGTGGGActgggggagggcagagctgcTGGCCCTACCTGATTTGGCAGCGATCCCAGCACGGACGACACTTTGTAGACTTGGAATCCAGGGCTTTTGCTGAGTTTGTTCCTCCCCCCTGATCTTCACTATCTCCCACTCACCCCCAAGGTGCTCTCCTTCCCCCTTCCACAGGCACCTTCTCCTCTGGGACCCCCTTGTATGGTAGTTTGCCACCCCCACCTCCGTTACCCCCCTCAGGATGCCTGCTGCCCCTTGCTCCTAAAGCTCCTGCTCTCTCCTAGGCTTATCCTGCTCATGGTGGTCTGCTCTCAGCACCTGGGCTCCTGCCAGTTACCCCCATGCCCCTGGAGGCCAGCCTCAACCTCAGCACCTCACACCCGCATCCCTGCCTTCCGGCTCCTCTCGGTAGGTGGGGTCAGGGCAGGCGCAGTTGAGGGTAGAAGGGCTGGCATAGAACACTCGCTCAGCCCCTACATTTTGGCTTCTGTCCCCCATCTCAGGCTGGCTGGGAAGGTTCTGGGGGAGGGATTCCTTCCGTCTCAGTCTCGCCCCTCAGGTGCTGATCCCGGTGGCCTGTGGGTGGATCGTCGCTGCCCTTCTGGGTCTCAGCGTCATCCCCCTGGAGCTGTCTGCCCCCTCCAAGGCACCCTGGTTTTGGTTGCCTCACCCAGGTGGGTCTTCTCCTAGTCTTCCATCCTCTCACTCAAATAAAGGTGTCTATTTCTTTAAACTCAAGATTTAATGAATTTCATTTCTGAGTTAAATCCCGTGTTTTCGCAAAACACACAGGAGAGAAATTGCTAGTCTGAGGGGCAATGCCAGCCCCTTATCACAGgtgttttatttaatgttaacAGACAGCTGCAGGCCCCACCACTCCCAACTGTCCTCCTCACCCAGTTTACACATTTATGTTACCTACTCCCACAAGGCATTTGGGTTAGTGACCTATGTATGAAGACTGCTTTTGAGACATTGTATATGAAATGTACTCATTCATCCACTTAATAAAGGTCTGTTGAGTGCTGATTATATGCTAGACATGTGACAGGGGACATAGTGATGAACATGACAAACATAGCACCTGTCCTCATGAAGTTTATAATCTGCTGGGGAATACAGATACTAATTAAACAGTAACCCAAGTAAATGTAAAATTGCACATGGTAAATGTAACAAAGGGGAGGTACACTGTGTGATGAGAGCTTATAATGGGGACTCTGACTTTATCAGAGAGGTCAGGAAAGGTATTCTTGAGGAAGTGATCTCTGAGCTGAGATGTGAGAGATGAGTAGGAGCTAATTGGGTGAAGGCAAGAGAGAAGAGCATTCTAGGTGGAcagaacagcatatgcaaaggctctGTGGTAGCCAGCAGCTCAGCAAGTACATGGGTCTGAAACAAGGCCAGTATATCTGGAGTGAAGGCAGTGAGGCAGAGtgtggtgggagatgaggctagagagagagaggtagagatCAGATCAAAGAGGCCCTTTTAGACCATGGTAAAGGGATGGCTCTTTATCCTGAGAGTTTGGTGGTTTTGTCTCAAGACATTATCTTCAAAGACAAAGGAGCCTCTAGGGTTCTAGTGGCATAGGCCTTTGGAAGCAAGGGGATGCTCCAGACTTGAGTCTGGCCCCAAggcagctctttctccctccccagctGAGTGGGACTGGCCCTTGCTGACACCCAGGGCTCTGGCTGCAGGCATCTCCATGGCCTTGGCAGCCTCCACCAGCTCCCTGGGCTGCTACGCCCTGTGTGGCCGGCTGCTGCAGTTGCCTTCTCCACCTCCGCATGCCTGCAGCCGAGGGCTGAGCCTGGAGGGGCTGGGCAGTGTGCTGGCCGGGCTGTTGGGGAGCCCCATGGGCATTGCATCCAGCTTCCCCAACGTGGGCACAGTGAGTCTTGTCCAGGTAGGTGGACGGGGCGCCCATGGGGGAGTGAGTGCtgcaggagagggaagggcaCTCACACTCGCTGGCCGCcagctgtgcccagtgctctgtCATGCTCTCCACACCAATGATCTCATTTAGGGAGGTGCCTAGAAGTGGTGAAGGGGCTAGGGGTGTGAGGAAGACACTAAGTCACTACAGAACGCCTTCTGTGCCTCTGGACACTGGACCAGGGCTGGGGTTCCAGTGAAGAACAAGTCAGATCAAGTCCCTAATCTCTTGCGGACAATTTAAGAAAagtaaacaagataatttcagagtGATAAGTGCTATTAAGAAAGCAAAGCAGGGTAACGGGATACTGGTTGGTAAAGAGGCCCCTTTAGGTGCAGTACCCTTGGAAGGGTAACATGTGAGTTGGGATCCAAATGATGAGAACGGCCAGCCAGACTAAACCCTTCAACAGCCCAGGAGGTGGCTGCATCTTCCAGTGTCTCCTCTTCACCTAGGCTGGATCTCGGCGAGTGGCCCACTTGGTGGGGCTGCTCTGCATGGCGCTTGGGCTCTCCCCAAGGCTGGCCCAGCTCCTCACCACTATCCCGCTGTCTGTGCTTGGTGAGTGGATATATCAGCAGGACTGGTGTTGAACCAGTACCCGCCAGCATGACCAACTGGTTTGTTGTGGCTGGCACCCTTCTTTCTGAATAGCTTCCCCGAAACATGGATATAAGCATGGGTCAGCTGCCCTCATTTTCTCAGCCCCATATCTTGGCCTCTTGACTAGGCTTCTGGCAGAATCAGAAATAAGCCTTTTAGTGGTCTCTCCATCACAACCTACCCTGCCCTGCCACACTCCCTGCTGTACCAGCCTTCTCTCAACCCCTTTGATTACTTCCATATGAGACAGGTGGGGTGCTGGGGGTGACCCAGGCCGTGGTTCTGTCTACTGGATTCTCCAGCTTCCACCTGGCTGACATTGACTCTGGGCGGAATGTCTTCATTGTTGGCTTCTCCATCTTCATGGCCTTGCTGCTACCAAGATGGCTTCAGGAAGCCCCAGTCCTCCTGAGCACAGGTGGGAGGCgtggggaagggaggtggagtTGCTCAGTAGCAGGAAAGCAAGGGCTTGAGCTTCAGGCTCTCTGGACTCCAGGCCCCACACCCGTCTCTGGGCTTTGGTGTAAACAGTTGGCCCCTTGGGATACAAAGGTGCCTCCAGATGTTACAGTCTAGTAATAAAGAGATGAAGTGTGaaggaacaaacagaaaaggTTCAGATGAAGAGCTGTGGTGCTCAGTAGCGAGAGAGATGGCTTCTGTCTGAGATAATCCCGGTAAGGTTTAGGGAGAAAGTAACGTTGAGCTGGTCTGGAAGGATGGCAAGATGTAAACATATTTGGTGAGATGAAGGTCATTCCTGGCGGAGGAACCATCATAAACAAAGACATAGAAGTCAGAAATCATAGGGTTTGTCCTGGGAGCAGCAACAGGTAGCCTGTTAGCTCAGCTTAGCaaatagcagtggttctcaactgaggaTGATTTTGCcccacagggaacatttggcaatgtctggagacatttttggctgttacaaacAGGGGAGTGGGGATTGTCATTGGCATTtagtgggcagagagatgctgctaaacatcctgcaatgcacaggacagtccccttCAAACAAAGAATTACCTGGTCCAAGATGTCATAGTACTAAGATTGAGAAACCCAGGCTAGAGCATGGAAGGTAAGAAGTGGGGAATAAGCTTGGGGCTTTTAATACCAAACTTTCCAGAGATGGAGCCTTGAACTATCAAAGCCTAACTGGAGGTGCATGTGGATGCTCAGAAGACTGAGAATTGAGCAGGGATCCTGTGGGAAGGGCCTGGGTGTGGGAAATGGAGAACAGAGGGACAAAGGTAGGGGGATGGAATGACAACTCAGAAAGATCTGTTTTTAGTCCAAGACGTAGGTTTAGAGCTAGAAGTATGAGACCTCTTGGCCTTGCATAGGATCAGAGTTCCCTTCCCGCCTGGCCCCAACCCCCTGTAGGCTGGAGCCCCTTGGATGTGTTACTGCACTCGTTGCTCACAGAGCCCATCTTCCTGGCTGGACTTTTGGGCTTCCTCCTGGAGAACACCATTCCTGGTAAGCTGAGGCCAGGCTCCAGCAGACTGGGGAGTGGCCAGGAAGTCATCACTCCCCCGGTTGGGCAGTAGCCTGACCAGCCTCTCTTTTGCAGGCACACGGCTTGAACGAGGCCTAGGTCAAGAGCTGCCATCTCATTTCGCTGCCCAAGAGGCATGGATGCCTAAGAAGTGCAGGGAGAAGGCTGCTCAAGAGTACGAGCTTCCTTTCCCCATCCAAAACCTGTGTCCCtgcatcccccagcccctccgtTGCCTCTGTCCGCTGCCTGAAGTCCCCgcgaaggaggaaggagggcccTCTGAGCCAGGAGAGACAGCTGACTTGCTGCCTAGCTTTGGGGAGCAGTGCCCAGGGTCTAGCAGAGAACTTAGGTCCCAGTAATTACTAGGACTCCTACTTGTGTCCTAGTTAGTTTAGCCCTATTTCCCAGCTTGCTGGAGAGTCACCTCCCAGGCTCTGCTTTCTCCTAAggaaagggtgtgtgtgtgtgtgtgtgtgtgtgtgtgtaaaacggGCCACCTAAAGGTCTCATTTCCCCATAGGTGTGTTGCCTTCTCTTAATTGAGCCTAATGGTTCCAGAGCAGGGGCCATGGTTTGATGgaccatgaatgaatgaatgagattttGCCTGTGAACTATCTATACTTGAACCCCAGCAtccacttaacaaatatttattgagcacctcccaTCTGCAAGGTCCTGGAACTACAGATATGGATGTGACAGGGTCCCTGTCCTCTCAGGGGACTTACCGTTTAAAAAGACTTATGTAATTACTAACTAGAATCCAAACCAGAAGGCAGTCTGTAATAAAGATTAAAACAAtgcaaagaggaagaaacaattCATTCTGATTGGGGATAGCGGGAAAGGCTTTATGAAAGCAGCAGCACGGAGACTGGCCCTGACAAGAGCAGGATTTTCAGTGGTGGAAAATGGATGGGAAGAATTCTTCAGGCTCAGGTATCCAGCCTTAGCAAAACTGTAGGTGGTACAAAGCACAGATGAGCTGAGGGATTTCAAGCTTCTCAGGAGCATAAGTACAGGAGTGGAAGGAGACAGGAGAGGCAGAGGATGAGGTCAAACCGTGGGATTTATGCCTGGGAGACTCATCTCTTAAACAACTCGAGCGCTAGTGAGGACCTGAGACATTATCTAGTGAAGGTCAATCCTCTcgttttatttggaaaaaaaaaaaaagaggttggaCAGgtagggggagggaagggaagggatttGAGTTTGCCAAGTCCAAATCTGGGGACCCCTCTCCTGCACCTCGTGCTGCATTCTTTCTCCTCCGCAAGAGTGACTCTAAGGAGCGCCACCCGCCTCCTCCCTACCGGCAGGTCGCCCAGGCTCTCGTCTGGCTCTCCTGGCCGCGATGCGCCTCCAGGTCCGAGCGCTCCTTTAATCAGCTCAGGGGGCGCAGATGCCCCGCCCACAccggcccgggccccgcccctgtGCCCCAAGACCCCGCCCCCCGTGGCAGGGAAATGCCAGTACTCTAGGCCTTTCGGTttgcgcgggcgggcgggcctgCTGCGGAGAGAGTGGGAGCTCTCGCAGCCGCTCACGGTAGGTGGGGTCGGGCTCGAATAGGGGCCGAGGTGGGGACCGGACGGCGAGGAGCTGCCCGAACCCTGCGGACTGGCCCGGGCAGGGCGCTATCCCCGCGCAGAGACCCGCGCGCGCCCTGGGTCCTGGGGCAGGCCTCCGTGGGTGGGCGGGGCTGCAAGGCCGCGCGTGCGCAGCCCGCCTCCCGGCGGCGGGGCGGGGTTTGCAAGGATGCTCTTTGGCTGCAGCAAGGAAGGAGCTGCTTGTGCGGTTTGTTATCTCCTGAGGCGTCCCGAGGTGCGCCTCAGTGCAGCCGCTGCTGTAGCAATGGAAAGGCGGACGGCGAAGGCCCTTCTAGCGAGAGCGGGTGGGGACTGGACGCCAGGCGGGGCTCCTGGGGTGGGGCTGTGGTCAAGGGAGCGAGGGTTCGCCCTTTTCCAGAGGGACGGGACGTGGCCCAGCCTGGATGGCCGCTGGGGCCTGGCTGCCCTCTGCAGGATGGCGGAGGAACTGCGCTGAGCGGGGCTCTCGGTCGAGGGGCGGGAATTGGTGCAGACGCCGGTTCTCAGCGACCTCACCCCGCTGTTGGCCCTCGGCGCTCCCCACCTCCATGCAGGAATAATAAACGGGTGAATCTAGTTAACGTGAAGGTTAAAGGCGGCCtcgaagggaaaaagaaaaaagtgggcTATAGAGGCCTCAGAGTCGACAGGACGTGTGTGGTGGGAGCAGCTAACCCCAGGTCTGGTGCTGAATGTCACAGACCTTTTTCTAAAACTCCTGCCCCGCccccaaaacaagacaaaacaaagtaCAACCATACAGTTTGAGAGTCTTGAGCCTCAGGGCTTTGATGTGACAGGCTAGGATAATTAACCCAATTTTGGTGACTCTTAGAGTGCACACTGGGGAGTGCCTAATAGAGAAGGGCTTGGCGACTTCGCTTGCGTTTTGACCTTTGGCAGTGTGGAGCTCTGGTCCGGTGAGGACTAGCTTAATCATTCCAAGATCCTCTCTTCCCCGTAGGAACAGCAAGTGAGACTTGTGGCTGGTGACTCAAGTACTGCCATCCAGCAAACAGAGTTTTCAGACAGCAgcaaaggaaaatcacaaaatatatttatatttcacctGTCTAGTGACTGTACAAATTAAGTTGTGTTACAAGACTGCGCTTCAGAAACTATAGTTGGAAAAATAATGGCTTAGACTCAGATGGAATTGACTGGAGGAACAGAACCCTGCTAACCGTGTTAATGAAATTCAAGGAATTTcgttattttctttatattctaaGATTTCCCCCCCACCTTCACTTTGTATTTATAGACTGAAATAGTGAAGGAAATTATATCACCTTTTTTGTAACTCACAGGAAAAATGATCAAAGTTCCTGTAAAGTAGGCATAGTTACTGAACATCCACTGGGTTATGGCTACAAATGTAGCTGCTGCAGGAGGACAGGTGGTTTCCAGGAGCGTTAGGATGTGCAACAGGGTCTGCTGTCGTTGGTGGCAGGACCTCGGGGTGGGCATGTGGGGGAGGATGGGAGTGGGAGTTAATTCACCGCCTCTCCCTCTGCCGTGCTGTGCTTGTATTCATGACTTCTTAGTCGATCAGGCTCTTCTTGAAATGGGATTTGGGGCTCTTCTGTTTGCTTCTGGACACAGAGTTTATTAGCTGTTTATTTGTGTGTCATTGATCCCTTTGAGAGTTTGTCCATAGCTGTGGACCTCTTCCCCCCAAATGGGTATACACATGTATGCACAAATTTTGCATGTAATTCCGGAGGATTCACATGCATAGACTCTAGATTAAGAATCCCTGTcttagagaatatatatatatttatatatttgaaattctgagagcttctagagttttgcttttagaTAACGATCAAATAATTTGAATTTCCTGCCCATGACACTTATGACTTATGATGTTTTATAAGACAAGaactatttcttctcttctagaaGTTCTGGTAAAGGACAGCATTGACGGATTTATTAGGAATGTGATAAAGATGCAAGAAGAATGGTTTAGGTTTCCACGTTAAGTTCTATTATTAGAAAGCAGAAGTACTGATATCAATATGCTGAGGCTTAAACTCTATAGAAGAAAGGTTTTTTTGTGTCCTCTAGGAACTTAATgtggaaaaaaaacccctctCAAAGTTATAAATAGATTTTTAGTGGCCAAGAGGTAGTAAGGTTGGTACTCAGCTGGTTATATgtgggagtgggggctggggggtgggagatgggggagaggggtAGAGTGTAAATCCTTGCCTTCTGTTTACTAGGGAGGATTTTCACAAGACTTGTTTGATATAGACTGTCTGCATggtgcccctccccaggcctaCACTACCCTAGGGCACTTTGCTGAATGAAGACTCTCGTGCAGATGGACGAACTGGAGCGAGGCCTGTTGATGCAGCCGTGGGCGTGGCTACAGCTTGACCAGAACTCCCTCTTGGCCAAGGCTTATATCACTAAGCAGGGCTATGCCTTGCTGGTTTCAGATCTGCAACACGTGTGGCATGAACAGGTGGACACCAGTGTGGTCAGCCAGCGAGCCAAGGTAAGTGTGAAGAGAAGTCTTGCTGTGGAGTGGAAGTGGATATAATTTCTTTCCTGGTGAGGGTCAGGGGACATTAACATCCACCACCTTGCTTGGTGGCAACTGCTAGGTTGCCAAGGAAGGTCGGATCCAGTTGAGACAATTCCGGTTAATGCCCTGCACTTCTCCCTGTAGCCCTGGGATCATTCTGTGGTTGTGAGCGTGTATGTTAGTTTCTGTACTGCATACGGTACAAGGTGGAATTGTGAAGTAGACCAGTTGAtcactctctttttgttttctttttcctgtgttgatgtttttatcttcccttcccttcctctcatgCCCACCGTCTTCATGTTAACTGGGAGTTTTTCTTTGCTGTGACTTACGAGGGAGTCAGTTTCCTTTAGCACCCTCACCCTTTACAACTCCTGCTGTCTTTTTAGGAGCTGAACAAGCGCCTGACTGCTCCTCCTGAGGcttttctctgtcatttggaTGATCTGCTTCTCCCGTTGTTGAAGGACACTGCTGGCCCTGGCAAAGCCACCTTCTCCTGCGATCGTGTGGCAGAGGCGCTGGTACTGTGCGTGCGGAGTGAGCTCTCTGGTCTTCCTTTCTATTGGAATTTCCACTGCATCCTAGCTAGTCCTTCCCTGGTAAGTGCAATTCCAACATGGAATGGGGAAGGGGAATGCCAGCTGCTTTGAGATGAAGCTTTAGGTGTTCTTGGTTTTTTTTGTAGACTCTGTTTGAAATTCTTCTCCAATTAGAAAACTTTCCTTGGCTAGACAGAGGGCAGAAAGGATTCTTGACTGCTGCGTCCTTTCCTTGCAAAGGAGCAGACTTTGGGTCTACACACTTCATAGGTGTCTTCATTCATTACTTTATTTGTtcagcatttattaagcatctattatGGGCTAATTGTTGCGTGTCCAGATCTAAAACAATATAGCCTGTTCCTGGAGTTCATCATCTAGTGAGAAGACAGACAGGAAACAGGATAAAGTCTGGTAATTCTTTGATTGAGGTAAGCCCAGGATGATTGAGGATCCGAAAGACCTTTTTGAAGAGAGAGTTTctgagctgagttttgaagaTGAGTAGGAACTAATTGGGAGAAAATAGAGGTCATTCTAGGCGAGAGTGCAATTTTGAGAGGCGTGAAGATGTCTAAGCGTGGGGCAAGTCGGGGGACTTCGTGACCGCAGGGAGTCATGAGAAATGAGGCAGGGAGTGGCCGGATCTTGAAGGATTCTaatgagtttgggttttatttcaAAGGCAACAGGGATTCCTTGAAAGACTTCAAGCAGGGGTTTAACTTGATCCACTTTGTCATTTATCAAGATCAGTCTGGCAACAGCATAGAGCACGGACGAGGGTTAGGTATCTTTCTGAACATTATCTcgtcgtttaatcctcacaaccatcctGCAAGATAAGTAGTCTTATCCCCGTTTTTCAGAGTAGGAAACTGAGGTTGAaggtaatttgtccaaagtcatcCAGCTTATAAATGGATGAACTGGGGTTCAACTCCCAGAGAGGTCTGATTCAAGAGCCATTTTCAGGGACTAGGAGGATAGTGTCCTTTGTTTGTTACTCATTCTTGTGatagtttttatttaatcttttttgaaTGAGTAATTCATGCAAAAAGTAAACATATCAAACGTCCTCTAGGAGGGTAACGTCGTAGAAACGTGTAGTTTTCTAGGCCTCCAGAGCTTTTATTAGAAAttagttgaggggctggcctggtggcatagtggttaagtttgcgcactctgcttccatggcctgggttcacgggttcggatcctgggtgcagacctacacaccgttcatcaagccacactgtgagggcatcccagatacaaaatagaggaagagaggaagagcacATATGTTActccagggccagtcttcctcaccaaaagaaagaaagaaattagttgAGAGTGGTCATTAAGAACCAGGTTGCAGGAGTTACTACTGCTGGTCCCTTCCACCCTTCTGTATAAACAGAGCCTGCTCCAGTCAGTAGCGTTAGAGGACGGAGTCTTCTGTGGGAGGCCTAAGGGTGTGGGTTTATCAGCAGAGGGGTCTGAAGATGAGTGGGCATCACTTCCTATCTCCCTTCTTTAGTCTCCCAGGGGTGATATGATGCTTTGGCATCAATGGGGTGGATGGAACCAAGTGCTTTTTGAGAAACTGTTCTCTGGTGTTTATTTTTGATCTGGAACCCCATAAAACCAGACTTGAGTGCTTGGAGAACTGCTTCCTATTCCTCTCTGAATTTCTAAGGCCCATCGACAGTGCTTAGCAGATAATAGTCACTCATGTTTATTGGTTTTAATTGAATTTCTTGTGAAATTTTCCATCCTGCTTTAGTTCCAGAATTTACCTATTTTGTTCAAAACCCTTGTAACCTTTTCCAAGGAACACCAGGGGGCACTGTTCCCTCAGTAATACTTTTTCTGGGACCAAAACATTCGGGCTGCCTTTGGGAAGCAAGTCTCGTTTTCCATCGCACAGCCCTAGAAATTCCGAATGGTCACAGTGGGGAGGCGGTTCTCCTTTGGGGGTGCTGCGCTCTGATGGTTTTTTCCTTCGAAAGAATACGGGAAAGAACACTTGTATAATGATATTATGGTTGAAAATAATGCATAAAGAAAAAACTAGCTGTTCTAGGCACATTCCTCTAGTCGAGGAGCCGCaatgagaaaagaaacaacagTGGTTAGCGTGGAATGAGTCTTGTTGGCGGTGGGGAGAATTTAGCGTTGAACAATGGATTAGCAATTATGctttaaggtaaaataaaatatttattattgagaAAGGAAGAATGCCACCCCCAGGGAAACCCCTGACCCCGAGGAAGCTTTTCGAGCCAGTGGACACTGGCAAGGATGTAGGAGGTTACTATTTtaggcttgtgtgtgtgtctgtgaggtcACACAgtcataatttttgtttgttactCATTCTtgtaatagtttttatttcatttttttttttgaatgagtAATTCATGCAAAAGGCAAACATTTCAAACAGCATTTAAGGGTGTATGGTTAAAAATAGGTCTTCCTTCTACCCCCTTTTCCAGGcccttattttccttctctaaagCAACTACTGATATCAGCTTCTTGTGAATTCTTAAAGAAAgctatatatagatatgtatatactCAGACAGTCAAAAACGTAtctgggtatgtgtgtgtatttttgcaAAAGGCGGCATGCTATTCACACTGTTCActaccttgcttttttcacctaatTATAGAACTTAGAAAGCATTCATAGCAATATGTTGAGAAGACCTGCCTTAATAGTTTTTAATGGCGGCATAGCGTTTTATTTAATGAATACATCAACATGTATTTAATTGATGTGCTACTAGTCACCTAGGttgtttctattcttttgttgttgtgtaTAGTGAATATCCTTGTATTTACTTTTCTATGTGTAAACGTGTGAGgaaattcctggaagtggaatagCTGATTCAAGGAGTATTTGCGTCTTTAATCTTGCTAATGTAATATTACCAAATTGTCTTCCAGAGAGGTTATGCAGTTTAACTCTGACTCGTCATACGGGAGAGTGGGAGAGTACCCGTTCCCCACGCTCTCTACAACGTGCTGGATTCACATTGCCAATGTAATACTCTTAGGTCTCTGCAGGATATTGTGGGATATATACACCTTTGAGTCTCTGCCTTCTAACGCTGGGCCCGTTTCCACTTCTGGCcaacttctcttcctctcttcctccttcccactgACTATTCTTT
This Equus asinus isolate D_3611 breed Donkey chromosome 19, EquAss-T2T_v2, whole genome shotgun sequence DNA region includes the following protein-coding sequences:
- the SLC23A3 gene encoding solute carrier family 23 member 3 isoform X1 translates to MSRPGPHPTQLCSEGSQDAPLPPPPPPPPPPPPAVPKPSSHSGASLGGPPPWGLSCLLALQHILVLASLLCASHLLLLRSLPQGGLSYSPAQLLASSLFSCGVSTTLQTWMGSRLPLVQAPSLEFLVPALVLTSQKLPLAIQTPGNSSLVLRLCRGPGCPGLEPWNASLREVSGAVVVSGLLQGMLGLLGGPGHLFPHCGPLVLAPSLVVAGLSAHREVALFCSTHWGLALLLILLMVVCSQHLGSCQLPPCPWRPASTSAPHTRIPAFRLLSVLIPVACGWIVAALLGLSVIPLELSAPSKAPWFWLPHPAEWDWPLLTPRALAAGISMALAASTSSLGCYALCGRLLQLPSPPPHACSRGLSLEGLGSVLAGLLGSPMGIASSFPNVGTVSLVQAGSRRVAHLVGLLCMALGLSPRLAQLLTTIPLSVLGGVLGVTQAVVLSTGFSSFHLADIDSGRNVFIVGFSIFMALLLPRWLQEAPVLLSTGWSPLDVLLHSLLTEPIFLAGLLGFLLENTIPGTRLERGLGQELPSHFAAQEAWMPKKCREKAAQEYELPFPIQNLCPCIPQPLRCLCPLPEVPAKEEGGPSEPGETADLLPSFGEQCPGSSRELRSQ
- the SLC23A3 gene encoding solute carrier family 23 member 3 isoform X2 is translated as MSRPGPHPTQLCSEGSQDAPLPPPPPPPPPPPPAVPKPSSHSGASLGGPPPWGLSCLLALQHILVLASLLCASHLLLLRSLPQGGLSYSPAQLLASSLFSCGVSTTLQTWMGSRLPLVQAPSLEFLVPALVLTSQKLPLAIQTPGNSSLVLRLCRGPGCPGLEPWNASLREVSGAVVVSGLLQGMLGLLGGPGHLFPHCGPLVLAPSLVVAGLSAHREVALFCSTHWGLALLTWAPASYPHAPGGQPQPQHLTPASLPSGSSRCLPPPRHPGFGCLTQAGSRRVAHLVGLLCMALGLSPRLAQLLTTIPLSVLGGVLGVTQAVVLSTGFSSFHLADIDSGRNVFIVGFSIFMALLLPRWLQEAPVLLSTGWSPLDVLLHSLLTEPIFLAGLLGFLLENTIPGTRLERGLGQELPSHFAAQEAWMPKKCREKAAQEYELPFPIQNLCPCIPQPLRCLCPLPEVPAKEEGGPSEPGETADLLPSFGEQCPGSSRELRSQ